The segment TGCAAATTAGTTGACAGTGGTGTAACACCAGTAATAATCATTCTTTTTAAACAATGCTTTTGTGAAGACTCTGGGAGCCCTGGTGGTAACCCTGTGCGTTAAAGCAGTCACCAAGAAATCCAAAGCCTCCAATATGGATGTCAAGTTGCTAAGTTTTGCAGATGTTCACTAGAAAAGTAAGATCACTTTGAATTAGCATTCTGTGTTATACTTCTATCAGTTTGTTTATTTGATCCAATATTAGAATCTCTGAAGCCAGATTTTACTATATTTTAAAGCCTGAGCTTTCACGAGAAGACTCACAGGCAACATCAGTTCAGAAGGAAAGAATAACCTCCATCCTCCATAATTTGTGTTTAAATCTGTGCTCAATATCTCTATCAGCAAAGATCCTTAAATGGTCAGATCACTGTCAACATGCCCTATTAAGCTATGCTTAAGTCCACTAAGTATGTAACCAAAACTTTGACTTTTTTACTTTACCAAAATCCAGGGGATAATTTCCTAGCTCAGAAATGAACTTTACATGCACGTAACCCAAAGTGCAGTTTTTTAGTAAACTACTGCTTATCCAAACGAAAGTAGTTTTTTGActcatgaaattattttttgtattacAAGAAATTCACTACTAGataaacaatatttaaattatcttaAGAGTGTGgtttctgattatttttgttaagACTTAACAAATTTTAATCATAAGAGTTTGACAGTGGTCCTTTAACACTACTTGGattaaatatcttaaaaatGCATTGTAAGTTTAAATAGTGTGTCATGTGAGCGTTTAGAACTGTGTTGATTTCTTAGTAACATCTAAATATATGTTAATGCAGTTTTCAGTAGACTGGGGAATTGATACAAAAACCAGATGGGAGTTTTGTTCTGTAATCTGTCAAGGCTGTTACAATGTTAAACTACAGTTTGcacataattaatttttttcatgtattatcataataaaatattataatccTATGCACTTAAGTAATAATTTCTAGGTATTTCTCAACAGAAGCACTTTTCATTCTAGATGGACTATATTTACAAGTTCCTAGCAGAATTATACTTCTGAGAAagaaactgcattaaaaatgtttacaCACTGTACATGCACTTTGCCTTGTAAGAGCAGACATCTGTagccaaagaaaaacaaagtaatgcAAGTCTGTTAAGGAGAGCATGAGGGAGATAAAggtggaagaaaaggaggaattattaatatttaatgttaaaaatcTAGGTCTCAGCATTCAACCAACAGTGGTCCAAGTTCCTGTTTATAATTAATGCACATGTAACGTAAATCAGTAAGCAGTACCTCTTGGGTCTAAAAATTCAACCATGTATTACCCAAAATACCACTAGTCCATCTAAAGTCCTTTCACTTTCAAATTGAATTAGGAAGTATAGAAATTATCgagaagcaatgaaaaaaaattcattatgttctgttttaaatttattttacgTTAACTATTACACGAGGGAGCTGCTAGCCAATACATTTTAGCTGTATTGCACGGGGTTCTCAGGGCAGTCAGAAGGCCGTTCCGAGGTGCATCAGTAGTCCAGGCACTCCAGAATGCTGCAAAGTCACTTTACTGGCTTACACAGCCGCGCGTTGCTTGGCGTAGTGGGATCCTACCCCAAAGCCTGTTACTGCACGTGCAGGCTCCGTAGGGGCGGGATGCCCCTTCCCGTGCAGTGCCCCTAGGGTGGGAatgtcccctcgctgtcccgCCCGCTGACCGCGCCAGCGCCGCGCTGCGGGGAGCGACCGGGTGGCCACAAGTCGGGCGGGGGCTGCATTTACCATGAAAATAACAGATTCGAATATCAAAATAGGAAACCAGCGGTGTTATAAGCCTGCTCCTTGCTTTTACTGTGCTACCTAAAACCATCTTCAGCCTGGTTACTCCTAACGACTCAGATTTTATTAGATAGACTAATCtcacaataatttaaaaattactggttaaaaaattattttagagctAACTGCATACTCCCACACATGCCCAACAGAGTCCTGGGGAGGCAATGAGGCActcaacagaaattaaaattggaaaaacaaacaataaaaacttcaaaaacccaaacaaacaaataaaaaccaaaaccaacaaccaacCCCCcgccccaaaaaaaaaaaaaaccaaaacaaaacaaaaactcaaaaGGACCTGACATGGAAAAAGGCTCAGAAACTTAGGCAACACTTCTGCGATTGTGCCAGGTATTTCCCAGGAGTTTGGCCCAGATGCACAAAGAAATGCATGCACAATCATCAAACTGGCAATGATACTTGGTATGTTTTTAATATGGCTTTGTACTTTTACATATGATTTGTTCTAAGAGTGACATGAACAGAACTCTCTTGACTTGCATGAAATCTTACCCAacttctcctttaaaaaattcaggATTAATTTAACTACAGTTCTGATATGTGATCTGATATTGAGCAGTTGGGATGAGGTTTATAGTCTTCTCCACACTCAAATTCACTTTAGGATAACAGAGTGCTAGGATAGTTTCAAATACTAATAAATTAGGACTACAGAAGAATCTATTTTCACTCCAAGGGAAGACAGACCTGGCAGACAGCCCCacaaatgactttttaaaagcaatagaTGAGTTTGAAAATTAAGTAAAAGCCAGTAACATCTTTAAGtatatttcattattaattattttccttattgaGCTGACAATATGTATGTGTGAGGAAAAGGCTAGTGCTGTTCTAACTTACCAACTCTATTCATAAGAGGTCATTTTAGGATGGGTTTAGCCAACTTTGAAAACTCAAGGATTTATAAGTCATTGCTACCACCACCGTATTTTTAGATACTATTATTTGAGCCTGTCTTTTCTCTTTGGAATTCTTTGCATCTCCATTTCACATGCAGTAAGAGCACTGCTGCTAACTTAAATCAATGTACGAAGAGTGTAACTTTGGTTTCTGGAGCAACTTTTTAGCTTATAAATTTAGAAGTAGGGACCTGAATGTGGATCTCCAGTTCCCAGAAGCACACCCAGACTATCAGTAGCAGGTATTTCACTCTGCTtgacacagagcagccagggcatgGGTACACCTTGAGGGAGGACAGCTTGGAAGCGAAGCGCAGTCATAACACAGGCAGGGATTGTGACCTCCCTGCAAAGTAACTTGACCTGTAAGCAGCCCAGTGACTGCAGACAATGGCAAGGTAATGACTCAAGTTCATGGCCAGGCCACGAACTCTGGTAAGTATGTCAGCAAGAGCAGCACACAGTGCAAGAACAGGAATAACCCCAGTACAGCTCAGGCAAGAACCAAGGGCCCCTATGCTGAGACCCAGGATCAGCACACAGAGGAGATGAGAGTGGGGATGAATCAACACAATTCGGGGCTCTTGGTGCAGTTGGGGGCTCCTGGTGCTACTTTCCCACACTTCACTCACCATTTGGTTAATGCTTCCTTTTATCTCTGGACAAATAAATGTGTTCtatgaaacacacaaaaaaaattaatctgtggTTATATTTGCACCACAGTACATGTTGAGGGTCAAACCTGCCAGTAATTTATGCTTTTAGTCGCAAAGCTACCATCTGTAAACAGAGATCAATTACAAACCTCTTGCCTCTGCCTGTTTGATCAGTGGACCAGGCATAATATGAATAGACAGCAAAGTAAGTTTCATCTCTGCTTGACTTTGTTCAGGAAAAATGTATCTTGAGCAAGCCAAACTCTACATATTCAACTCACTGTACTCAGtgtaaatgcagaaaaagtTTATTACTGGAAACACAGATGCAAAATATCTCCAAGACATGCTGTCAGGACTGAAGGAACTTTTCATTGCCTAAAAATTTTCAGTCTATCTAGCCAGACTGCGTAACATAGTATTAGCAAGGATCTGAATATCATCATGGTCCAGTTCGTAACACTGTACTATGTTGTCAAAGCTAGTTATGAAACAGCCCTTGCTTATGAAGCAAGGCACAGTGACAATTACTTTGTCACAGACCAGAGCATTGAGGCAGCACTTTGCACAAATCTGAGTTTTCTCACCAGTGATAGGAGCATTTTCTCCACACAAATATGTAATGTTGATTCACTGACTGTTTTGCAAGACACAAAAATATTAGTGTCAGTGATAACTGGAGCTATACTTTAAGGTCTTCAGTCTCGCCACAGTACATATTGCTTTCAATCAAAATTTTAGTAAGGCAAAATCTGTACAAGTGCCAGAAATGCTTCTataaatgctgcatttttgtgCTTCTCCACAGCCCACCGCACCTCCAACAGTCGGAGTGAGCAGTAGTGAGCAGGCCCTGGGGCTACGGGGAGTTCTGACACAGCCACCACACACCCAGGCTGCAGCGAGGCCAGTAGAAGTGTTGACCACAAAAATCAGATTTGCTACCCAGTGTGCAATAATCCAATAATTACACATTTGAGGGAGACAtggattatttatttcagagttgCACAAGCCTGGGTGCTGCATGGTATTCCATGAATCAAGCACGCCAACTATCAAAACTCTTTAGTATTTACacattttagcaaacaaatGCATTAATGTTCATTAGCTTCAGGTTACATAGTtctattattaattattattcttCTATCTCTTCTGTTGTTAATTATTCTCTTCCTTCTCATGCTAATTAGTCCACATTCCCCGTCCTTGAGTCGGTGGGCAGCTTGGTAAGTGGTCTGCTGGAACTGGAGCTGACTCAGCACACTTGCTGAGTTGCCTTTAATAATTTCTTCCGTATTTTAGGGGTTCTGCCAAATGTCCTTGTGGCCAGGAAATTCTGAATTGTTTGTCTGACATCACGGAAACACGTCGTGCCCTAGACCTTAACAAGGAAATTCCAGCAAAAGATTATTCTTTAAAACGGCTGGACATCACTTTAAGCTTGCTTTGTAGCGTCTATCTGTTTCAAGGATTAAATCGTCTTTCTTGTTGATTAGGCTTGAAAACCAAGATCAAATATCAAGAAACATCCTTTCTTAGGAAAACTTTCTCATCTTGCCCGTTTCGCAGCAGAAAGAGCTCAGCGGCCGAAGGCACCGCCGGGAGCCATCGCCACCTCACAGCAGGGACCGCCCCTTCCGCCCTGAGTGGCAGGATCTCAACCAATAGCAGAGCGCCTAGGACTCGCAGGCGGGAGTTTATCGACCCTCGGCCAATCAGACATAGGTGATTGGTGAGGGCGTGGCTTGAACGGCGTCGTCAAGGGCAGGAGCGCGGCGTCGCTGGGGCTCGAACGCGCCCGGGCCGTGCGGAGGGGAGGGGGCGCGTTAGCCGGCCCCGGCTGCCCGCCAGCGGCACGATGAGCCTGGCTCTCAGGTCGGTACGAGCACGGCGCTTTCCTGCTTCCCCCGCTCGGGAGCGCGGGTGGGGATCCCTCAGGGCCGCGCTGTCCCACGTTCGGGAGCTGTTGGTGGAACCTGGGGCGCGTCAGGCCGTGGCGGAGCCTGGGTCATCCCCGGCCTCCAGCCGGTCACATCTGATCCCTTTGGCGCGGCCGGGAGCGGATCAGGCCCGTCTCTCTGCTGGAAGAGGGAAAGGTCCGGCGCGTCTGGCCTTGTGAGGTTCGCTTCTAGGTTGTCTAACGTGCTTTCAAAAGGCCTGTGAATAGGCATAAAGTTAAATGGCTcggctttgttttgtttataaattCTGATTTAGTAGTTATTGCATAAAAGAGCCTGGCTTATGAATCCCAGCACCTGGCAAATTCTTGTCTTCAAGTGCAATTAATACGCTTTCATGGCAACTGTTACCCTTAATTTTCAAGTCTAAGAACTTCATGCTTAGTATGGTTAAAGTAGTTGCAGAAGTGGCACTGAACTGCTTGTATTTGAGTACTGCCTTTTCttttgataaattattttatgctaAGCACTAAATGAACACTTAAGTACTCACATTGCTCTTTCAGAAGAGTTCGGTATTAATCTGCTTTCAGATTTATAAATTGATTTCTTCATCGTAGCTCACAAAATCTGGACTCCCTAGATCTGAACTTCCCTTCCAGTCCTAATTACATAGCCATGTCACAGTTATTTTAGTCCTTTCAAGAGCTGTAGTAATCCAAAGCCTATGTGAAATCATACTGTTTCAATTGGTCTGTTAAAGACATCTTACTCTTTGAGGGTATTGTGATTTGAAGCAGGTTCAGCTTCTGCAGCTTGCGCTTTTCTTGTCTGtaattgggatttttgcttCAGTGGTTAAAAGCTAAGTCTAGATAAGTGTTTAAGCTTAGGATTTGATTAAAATGAGCAAATTGTCAACAATGAAGGGCATAAAGTAGCTTATTAGAGGGGATTTAGAAAATTAATCTTGCAGTTTTCTGATAATTAATCTTTATGCATTCTACACTAGATGATACAACACTCATTCTGCTTCTAGTGCAAAAGGACAAATGAGtctaaaaaaatattcctgagagTATAACATAAACTATACAGTAATTTAGGTTAGGAAGGACTTACGGAAGTCATCTAGTCCAGCTTCCTGATCACAGCAGCTTCTACATAAAGCTGGCTGAGGATGCTAAGCACCTTTCATAGTCAGGTTCAAAAAATTTCTGATAATGGAGACTCCTTCCCAGTGGAACTGTTCTAGCATGTCACCATATGCACtgggaaaatgttttccctTAGATCCAGCTGCaatttctcctccagctgcacttCTTTCCCTACATTTTGTGGCTATTGTCTCTTGTCCTTTTACTATGCTCCTCTAAAAACATAAGCTTATTCCTAGACTAGCCAAAGAAAGAGGGCTGTCTTTGAGCAAGACTTGCTGATTTGGAGGGCTTTTCTCTTGTATATAccaaaacagagcaaaagatCTTCAAAACAATGTGTATGTGTGGGATctaaaggattaaaaaataatcctgcaaGTATTATTTATCTAAGAACTGTTACAGGCAAAGCTGATTTGTAGCACCTAATGCTAGCTGTAGTAGCCAGACTGTGTGGCCTAGTTTGGCTTCCATTGGCCTGTCAGTccccaaatttattttatttttttaaagctacaGTGTAGAAATGAGCTGTTTTCATGAGTTGTATAATTTCAACTGCTAATCTAGTTTGTAACCTCAAGAAGCCTTTTTAACTGGTAATTTTTTCtaccttctttttttgttgttgttattgttgttgctAATTAACAAAAACACctctgctggttttattttgggtgGGAGACGGGAGGTGTCATTCAGATTTCACAAGGTAATTGTCTATTTCTAATGTTATTTTAAACTGGGAATAGAAGCTGGGAAAATACTGACTAGGTAAGGTAGTGATTCCTAAAATTATGGTGAGTTTCTTATTGGAGGAAACTCTTATCTACAGTGGCATCTTCCCAGTAGAAATCTGTTACActatgtttccttttctttatatAGGAATGAACTCTCAGTAGACaaaactaaaaagaagaaaagaagagaactGACTGAGGAACAGAAGCAAGAAATTAAAGATGCCTTTGAATTGTTTGATACAGACAAGGATAGAGCGATAAATTATCATGAATTAAAGGTAGAAGTTTCCTTTCATTTAAGCAATTTTATAGCAGATAATATATCTGTTCCATAGTGAATTCTTAAGATCCTGGCTATATCTTTAAAAACTTCCTTCAAGATGTGTTGCTGGGTTAaaggagcaaaggaaaaattaaagaaaaaatgggaaatattctGTTGGTGTAAGAATAAGCTTTTCTTCCCACTTTATATACTTCATGTGTAACAGAATTGCTATAGCATTCTAAGGAAGCCTGGTATAATTGGGTTACTGGGATAAGCTTGGACAGATGGAAAAACTGTCCAAGGATAAGCTTGGACAGAGGGAAAAATTCTTGAAAAActgtttgattatttttaaagacactGTATAACTTAAAGCTTGGTGTTGGTTTCAGATGTGTAAGTAAAAGATGTAAATTAAATTTGTAAAACTGTTGACTATAAGCCAAAGCTTACCTGTATGTTTCAAAAGAAAGCCTATGATTTGTAGGAATAAGGTGTGCTTTTTGAGGGAGGCTCAGTAGTCGCCCTTCCCACAGAAGGATGTTCCTTATGATAGCTATTAGCAGATGGAGTTTAGGATGTCTTTCTAGGTAAGGCCTCCCACAGAAAGTCTACAGAGTAGTAAATGGGGTTCACTAAATTCGCCTTAAatcttttatgcatttttattttaattaagacaTCAAGAACAAAAAGTAGCTTTGGAGAGGCCAGTGTTTTAGTCACATATagagtgagatttttttttttttaaagaatgccTACTTCAGTGTATTGGCTCTATAGTGTGGCTCTACCAAGTaatttgaagaaggaaaaaagtcttaTTTATACTTAATTTGCTGCTACAGGAGTGTATTAGGTAGAAAAGTTCCCTTCTCTTTATTTCACAGTTCACTTATTTTATCTTTGCTGGAAGTCACTGTGActagggctgtgctgggcactctCTTGGTTACGGTTATGCTTTGTCTGGTTATGGTATGCTTTGAATTCCCAGCTGTCATCATTGCTTGAAATTGCTCTTTCTTAGCTGTCTAATCAAATATTGTCACCCTGAAGCTTATACTGTGAAAGAGGAGAaacacataaagaaaaaaaacgtCTCCTGTACAAAATCAGCATATTTTGAATAATTACTTCAGTGGTTTTCCATGTGTGGTTAGCCTGTATTCACCAGTTTGGAGGAAGTTAGGGTGCTGTGTGCTGAGCAATTGCCTTCTGAGGTGAAATGGGAAACTAAATGTGGACTTCTACACtaacagaaaagtaaaatataggTTGGCTTCTGTGGCTGAATAGAAAAGCAGTTAAAAGTCTTGTAGGACCTGTAAATCCATGAACATACACTTGCATACAATTTGCAGAATGACTTCCAGTTTTGTCTTAAGAAGATAAGATTTTGAAATGGttttagaaagggaaaaaatctacTTGTCCTGAGATGTATTTGGTCCAGTCTgtaaaatccctgaaaatgcgaaggtttttttttttctcactgtaaCTGGATGTTCCATTTTGTAATAGTTCTAAATGGTTTTAATATCCCAAgctcttatttatttatttatttatttatttatttatttatttatttatttatttatttatttatttatttattattgttactAAACCATTGATATGCTCTTTCCTCTCTTGGAAAGAAGCTAATAACTGAAATTGAGAGGAAAACCTGTTGAAAGTTTATTTTGATCCTTATTTATGATTGCActtccattttattccaaaagGTGGCAATGAGAGCCTTGGGTTTTGATGTGAAAAAAGCTGATGTCCTGAAAATACTTAAAGATTATGATCGCGAATCAACAGGCAAGATCACTTTTGAAGATTTTAATGAAGTTGGTATGTGTTTGATTGTGTTTCTACCTCTAGAGATATTTAGCCTATAATAATGAGTACAATTTCAAAGCCATACTTTGTGGGCTTCTTCAATTATAGAAATAGAAGTGGGagatttcatttaatattttatttaatataggTCAATAGTAAAGgaagataaatatttgtttGCTGAATTCTTAATTTGATATGTAGAGATGAATGATTGCTACACTATAAAAGGAAGTAGGGTATCAATCTCTTGCAAGCTTAAACAGAGGAATATATGCTAGTTTAAAGTGTAGATGTTCTTGTCCTGTTCATGGATCTCTGTAAGATTCTTCTTCCTGGTGTAGAAAAGGTATTTGGCGTTGAATTTCATGAGAAGGAATGCATACACAGACAAGCAAACTACAGATTTCATATATAAAAAAGATAGAGAAATTGAAGTAGATTTTAAATATTGTACAAGAATTTTCAACTGTTGATAGAACCAGTAGCACTAGTTGTGTCTTTCATCTGAAATTTGCATATTGTGTAATTTCATGTACTTTGAGTTTGTGGTGATCTGCAGAATTTTAAGACTTGATGTTTCTTTAaagattttaggggatttttgttATGCATAATTTATGCTTTTGCATACAATTTATGTTTAACAAAAAGTAATCTGTTTGGGTTTATATTTCTAGCTTATTATGTCCATTATAGTTCATTATGGTCATGATAGTCCATTTCTTCaaggtattttatttctggAGATTTTATGGaacaaaacacccaaatccCCAGTACTTGCTCTTGGCTACAAATAGCAATCATCATAATGTATCAAAAGAATTAGTGATTGAAATGTAGCAACATGTAATTGTTTTAGAGGCTAGTACTGGACAAAATGTCTTCTTAATGACAGGTAATATTTTTATAGTTATATTCCAAGTTAGAGAACATTATTTTTGGGTCTTTTCTGATTTATAAAGTCTATGTGGaagtattaggaagaaaattagtGTATTGGTTTGATAGTAACACTAGTCTtaaaattacatattatattatgtaatattatataaaatgaaTATACTGTAATTACCAtgcaattactttttaaattccCGATGCCCAGTCATGTTCgttgttttcttgttctgtCCTGGCTGTCAATATCAACAGTCATTAAGTGCTGTAAGAAGCCAGGAAATTCTTGTAGAAAGCACAGTATATACTTAGAAGGGGATTGAACCTGTTGGAGAACTTGAGTTGAAGTAGCGTACTGCTGTGGTGCCATATGACTGACACAGAATTACATATGATATCACTTCTAACAGAAAGACTGGGGAGTAAGATAAAATAGCTTATTGAGACATTAACTGTGAAGAGCTGCTGCATATAGATAAGCAATTCTTGAGCCATCAATTTCTCTTAATTTAATGTTCAACTGAAATACATAAAGATGCAATTATATTTTGTCTTATATAGTTTTGTATTTAGAGAcgttttattatttttcagttgtctTTTTGCCACAAAAggtagcatttttaaaattgtttaataCTGTAATGCAGCActgttgttttaaaagaaaatatttaaatttaaggTAAATCTGCCGGTATATAAGCTTGATTGCTGTAGTTGGCTTGAATGAgcatgaaaaattctttcctctcAAGTTAGCTGAGCCAGAGCAGACATTCCATCTGCAGTTAGTAGCAGATGGTAAGTGGTTCTTTCTGTGCAAACAGTGTAGATGTGATTTTTAAGGGCTTGATAATACAAGACTAGCCCTGCAGTACAAGACTGGTAGGTTCAAAGCTGTGGAGATACATTGTTGTTGGTTGGTCTGAAGCAATTGCTTCATATTTCATGAGGCaagtttatattttctgttgcGGAAACTGACAAATGGTTGTCTTGAAAAGAGTAATAAAGGTTGAAGAATCCTTTCAGAATAAACATCTTGTAATTCACAGCAGCATCCTCTTCATTGTCCCTGTGCTTagtctgtttttgttttcaggtttgggggtgctgggatgtGATCAGTTGGTTGGTTATGGGGGCTTTTTGTGTtagtgtggttttatttttaaaagagaggtTCCATGTGGAACTTACTGTTTCAGTGTTCTCCCCAGCTCAAAATTCTCTCCTGATGAAAACatgtaaagtaaaaaaaaaatcacaccttTGTCTAAAAGAGCTGATGgtgttttttctgaaaatttggaattttgaaaGAGAGGCATCTTGTGTATACTTTAAATTCCTATTGGAAAATGTGTGGAAAGTGTGACTCAACTGCCATGCAGCTTTCTACTGCAGCAATTATGTCCCCAGGAGCAACTCAGCTTGGGAAAACAGAGGTGAGAAAGAGAGGTCAGGCAACAGCCAAACAAATATGCACATTGAATTCTATAGAAATGTAAGAACACGTGAAATCAGACATATGTTCTTCATATTGTCCTAGCTTGCAAAGGCCATTCTGAATTTACCTGTTTGAATTTTTTAGTCTAACTTAACTATCCTTTTTGCAGTGACAGATTGGATACTGGACAGAGACCCTCAAGAAGAAATACTCAAGGCATTCAAATTGTTTGATGATGATGACTCTGGTAAAATAAGTCTGAGAAACCTGCGCCGGGTTGCTAGAGAATTGGGTGAAAATATGTCTGATGAAGAACTGCGGGCTATGATTGAAGAATTTGATaaggatggagatggagaaagTACGTGCTGGCAAATACAACACCATATCATCTTGTTCtaaattttgttctctttttagGTGTTATTTTGTTGTGAAAATGTcctctttcatttccttctagATTACTTTCATCTTAAGCATAATTTAGTTTACAAATAATGCAGACGATTGCTTTTGACAGCTACTAATTCTGGAGTTTAAGAATTGATTCACCATCAACTCTTGTTCAGCCAATGTCTGTTTAGAAGATGGGTGCAAGTGTAGTTGAAGGTAGAAGTAAGAGAGATTCTGTGTACCtacattacatttttatttccttattaatCAGTAAAAGCAGTAAAGTGCTGAGAGAAAGTTTTTTGTTCACATACTCAATATATTTTAAGTGCAATTTGTCATTGTTATGATTTCAGCACTGGATATGGAGCATTAAGCTAATAAATCATGCTGGAAGTAGCCTGGGTCTATGTAGGATCAGCTTGCATGACTCCTTAACATACTTCTGAGCCTTGGAGTGCTGAAAAGAATAGTGTGAAAAATGGCTCTGCAACTGACAAAGTCCATACAGAGTAGGCTGCAGAAGGGACTTACGAGGTAGATAAGGAATGAATTAGCAAATCAAGTTTGATACCATGCTTGTTAAATCAATGTGAACACTGAAATTTAGAGTTTTTCATTATCTTCAAAACAACCTTATTTTTACATTAGAAAACTTAATACCTGAATTTTGAGGATCGCTCACTTAAGATCTTGCATATAAAGACTGTATCAGTTGATCAAGCGCCATTCTTAGAGGGTGGTGACTCATATCTTAGATTTCACTAGCAGGTCATCAGTTTTTCCTGTGACAGTGATATTTATGCTTGTGGGCATATGTTGGGCTCAAAACGCACAGGTACTAGGGGAAAAATTTGTGTTGTCAGCCTTTTGACATATAGTCTTCTGTGCTGTTCAACGTAGGTGTTATTTTTGGAAGTCATAGCTGTAGAGGTGAGTGAAATTAGAACTCTTTGTCAAATATGTTTTGTCATGTGTTgatctcctggagctgccaaATGAGATGTCAGAATTGTGGATCAATGTTCTTTTGTCACATTGCTATTTGGGTACTACATATGGAACATATACTATTAGTTCCTTTCAGGAGGGTAATTGAGTCATTATTTTGTGTCAGtgctacatttttttaaatcagattgATCAGCTATGACTAAGTGGCTCAGTTTCCTCTTATTCAATCATCCATTCATTGTCTTTCTAAGGCAATCAAGCAGAAGATTGCATATGGAAGAGTGACAGCATAATGTTTGTAATGTTTGTTATCCTTAAAGTACTGTGtgttttttctactttaaagAAAACTGAGGCTGTTCCAGCTTTTCAAGGCTCATTCTGAGAAAGTTAATTATTCTGTGAATCACCATTTCATTTGTCTTCAAACACCTGGCAAATGTGGCAAAATCTTGCTGTCATCTaattctccttcttttcctgctctccaaaacaaatttcaaaCTGTTAATTGTTAGCATTTTTTATTGGTATATCAAATACAGGAATAGTACCACTTTTGGTTTAAACCCTGTATTACATTTGAGAGATTGTTT is part of the Camarhynchus parvulus chromosome Z, STF_HiC, whole genome shotgun sequence genome and harbors:
- the CETN3 gene encoding centrin-3, whose translation is MSLALRNELSVDKTKKKKRRELTEEQKQEIKDAFELFDTDKDRAINYHELKVAMRALGFDVKKADVLKILKDYDRESTGKITFEDFNEVVTDWILDRDPQEEILKAFKLFDDDDSGKISLRNLRRVARELGENMSDEELRAMIEEFDKDGDGEINQEEFIAIMTGDI